A genomic segment from Marmota flaviventris isolate mMarFla1 chromosome 7, mMarFla1.hap1, whole genome shotgun sequence encodes:
- the Nkx6-1 gene encoding homeobox protein Nkx-6.1, which translates to MLAVGAMEGTRQSAFLLSSPPLAALHSMAEMKTPLYPAAYPPLPTGPPSSSSSSSSSSSPSPPLGAHNPSGLKPPAAGGLSSLGSPPQQLSAATPHGINDILSRPSMPVASGAALPSASPSGSSSSSSSSASASSASAAAAAAAAAAAAASSPAGLLAGLPRFSSLSPPPPPPGLYFSPSAAAVAAVGRYPKPLAELPGRTPIFWPGVMQSPPWRDARLACTPHQGSILLDKDGKRKHTRPTFSGQQIFALEKTFEQTKYLAGPERARLAYSLGMTESQVKVWFQNRRTKWRKKHAAEMATAKKKQDSETERLKGASENEEEDDDYNKPLDPNSDDEKITQLLKKHKSSSGGSGLLLHASENEGSS; encoded by the exons ATGTTAGCAGTGGGGGCGATGGAGGGCACCCGGCAGAGTGCATTCCTGCTCAGCAGTCCGCCCCTGGCCGCCCTGCACAGCATGGCCGAGATGAAGACCCCGCTGTACCCCGCCGCCTACCCCCCGTTGCCCACTGGCCCCCCTTCCTCCTCGTCCTCGTCTTCCTCGTCCTCGTCGCCCTCCCCGCCTTTGGGCGCCCACAACCCAAGCGGCCTGAAGCCCCCAGCCGCAGGGGGGCTCTCGTCCCTGGGCAGTCCCCCGCAGCAGCTCTCCGCCGCCACCCCACACGGCATCAACGACATCCTGAGCCGACCCTCCATGCCGGTGGCCTCTGGAGCCGCCCTGCCCTCAGCCTCTCCCTCTggttcctcctcctcatcttcctcgTCAGCTTCTGCTTCCTCCGCCTCTGCGGCGGCTGCCGCTGCTGCTGCGGCCGCGGCAGCTGCCTCATCCCCGGCTGGGCTGCTGGCCGGCCTGCCCCGCTTCAGCAGCCTGAGCCCGCCACCGCCGCCTCCTGGGCTCTACTTCAGCCCTAGTGCAGCAGCCGTGGCCGCGGTGGGCCGGTACCCCAAACCACTGGCCGAGCTGCCCGGCCGGACGCCCATCTTCTGGCCAGGAGTGATGCAGAGCCCGCCCTGGAGGGATGCACGCCTGGCCTGTACCCCTC ATCAAGGATCCATTTTGTTGGACAAAGACGGGAAGAGAAAACACACGAGACCCACGTTCTCTGGCCAGCAGATCTTTGCTCTGGAGAAGACCTTCGAACAAACGAAATACTTGGCTGGACCAGAGAGAGCTCGCTTGGCCTATTCGTTGGGGATGACGGAGAGTCAGGTCAAG GTCTGGTTCCAGAACCGCCGGACCAAGTGGAGGAAGAAGCATGCGGCCGAGATGGCTACAGCCAAGAAGAAGCAGGACTCGGAGACCGAGCGGCTCAAGGGGGCCTCGGAGAACGAGGAAGAAGACGACGACTACAACAAGCCTCTGGACCCCAACTCAGACGACGAGAAAATCACGCAGCTGCTGAAGAAGCACAAATCCAGCAGCGGCGGCAGCGGCCTCCTGCTGCACGCGTCTGAGAACGAGGGCTCGTCCTGA